The Candidatus Thermoplasmatota archaeon genome contains the following window.
ATATGGTCCACCTCGAATTCCTGGACGAGGAGGGAAATGATGTTCTTCCTGGTAAACCTGGGCATGTTGTTGTAACCAAGCTTTATGGCAGGGGAACGCCCGTGGTACGCTATGCAGGAATGAATGACTTTATAATTCCTTTAGGCGATACATGCAGCTGCGGGATACATACCAATCTTCTTGGTATAGTAGGCGGGAGAAAAGCCGATTCGATAGTACTGGACGGCGGAAAAATAATTCCTCCATCCTCAATAACAGGCATACCCGGCAAAGTCATGCACGAACTTGGAACTGACAAGATACAACAATTCCAGATAATCCAGAAAAGCAAAAGCATGGTGGAAATACATGTTGTCATTGACGAGAAATTGAGAGATGTTGGCCCACCTGTGGATAAAATATTTGATAGACTGAAAGAAAGTTACCAGCAGAAGTTCGGGGAAGGTGTTGGAATTGTGGTAAAAGAAGTAGATAAAATAAAGAAAAGCGAAATGGTTGACACGCCCCCGCATATTGTGATATCGGAAATTGAAATTTCTTGACTGCATTATGTTCCAATTTTTATATGCCTGTTGCATTATGGATACACATGAAAAGAGGCATTGCTTTTATACGCGGTATGGGAATGTTCGGTAGTAAAAATTATACAAAGGAAGAGATTATGGGATGCTTGAAAGAGATAAGAAACAAAGCCATCAATATAATCGGCATGTACGGAAATGATAATGTCATCTTCGAAAAAGAAGAAATGCATTACGCTTCCGTGGGAAAACTCATCGAGCGATGTCTTGAAAGAAAATTTAATGAGAGATTTTTTGTCACAACGAGAAGTATGGATACTATAAAGGGAATAGCAGGAAAGTTTGGGTAACTGGAGAAATGCCCTAATTTTAAATATTACTTTTTAATTAACGACTTAATCTGGAGGAGAAAACATGATAAAAGTGAACAAGGAGAAATGCTTGCGTTGTGGCGGGTGCGTCGGCTTGTGCCCTGCAGATGCATTGACTTTGAATGAAGCAGGGCTTAGTGTGTCGGAAGCTTGCACTGAATGCGGCATATGTGTTAGATTTTGCCCGGTTGAGGCACTGGAGGGATAAAATGGAAGTGGAATGTTTGATTGTGGGGGCGGGGCCTGCAGGGAGCATGGCGGCAAGGGAAATGGCAGCGAGAGGGATAGATACTCTTGTTCTTGAGAAAAGGCAGGAAATAGGGGTGCCAAAAAGATGTGCTGAGGGAGTGTCTTGTCACGGTCTCGAAAAATTGGGGATAAAAATAAATGATTTGGGTATGTCCAGAACGATAAAAGGGGCAGTACTCTATTCCCCTTCTGGAAAATCGGTTGCGATGGAAGGAAATGACATGGAGGGGTACGTCCTTGAAAGAAAGGTTTTTGAAAAGTATCTCGCAAGCGAGGCAATAAAGGAAGGAGCCAGATACATGATCAAAGCCCAGGCAATGAAAATGGAAAGGGAAGGCGGGCTATGGAAAGTGCATGTAAGAAGCCTAGACGGGGACGACGAAATAAAGGCAAAACTTGTCATAGGGGCAGACGGCGTGGAATCAAAGGTTGGAAGATGGGCAGGATTGAAAACGTTAAACAGACTGACGGACTATCATTCCGGCATACAGTTCGAGATGGCAGGGGTGAATGCAAACGAAGAGTACATACATCTGTTCTTTGGAAATAATATAGCCCCTTTAGGATATGCATGGATTTTTCCAAAGGCGTTTTCTGCCAATGTAGGCCTGGGCATTCTGGAAAAGGGAGCGAAAATGAGAGCTTATGACTATTTGAAGAAGTTTATAGACGAGCATGATGAAATTTTCAGGAATGCAAGCCCCATAGAAGTGAACAGCGGGGGTGTGCCTGTCGACCATTTCACTGGAATGGTGTCCGAAGGAGTTATGCTCGTCGGCGATGCCGCACAGCTCGTGAACCCCATCCATGGAGGTGGTATAGTCAGGGCGATGCATTCATCATTAATGGCAGCGGAAGTTGCAGATAAAGCTTTCAAAGAAAAAAATCTTTCAAAAGGCAGACTCATGGAATACGAAAATAGATGGAATGAGGAATATGAAGAAAAAACGAATAAATTGCTGAAGCTGCGGAGTTTTCTGGAAAAACTTGAGGACAAAGACTTTGAGTTGCTGGCTGACATTCTGGAAGGCGAGGACATATTCAAGTTAACCCAGGCAAAACTTTCGTTTTTCGTGAAGAAGTTGATAAAGAGGCCATCGCTATTTGGACTTGCCCGAAAGTATCTGAAGGAGTAAGGAAAGAGAAACATCCATCACATCTCTATGTGCTTTGTGGCATGATTCCAAGAAAAGTACATAGCTCCTGCTAATGATTGGTTGAAATTCTTCTATAAATCTCTCAATTTTTGATACGACCAGAATTTCAATCCAGCTTCATGATACATATTTCTTGTTTTATGACTCCGCACGCTTTCGCCAAATATTCTTTTCACGGCAGTTGCAGGCACTGGATACCATTTACCCGAATGTGAACGACATGGAAGGACTTATAGAAGAAACAAAAAAATAGTTGAAATGGGATTTGACGGAAAGGGTATAATCCATCCAAACCAGATGGAAATAATCCATGAATGCTTCATGCCCACCGGGGAAGAAACGGAGGAAGCAAGGAAGATAATAGAGGCTGTCGAGGAGGCACGTGCCAGAGGGCTCGGGACTGCATCATTGAATGGCAGGATGATTGACCTGCCCGTTGAAAAGAAGGCAAGAAGAATACTGGAGAGAGCAGGGCTTGACGCATGAATTAAATTACTGACTGCATGATTTTCCACAAAAGCGGGAAATGTCGAAGAATCTCCTGCATTACTGGCGGGATAATGGTGGGGATATAGGTCCTGGGAGTTGCAAGAGAAACGGGCAGTATGAAAAAATCCCCATCATTGTTCTTATTTATTATCTTCACATACCCGCTGAAATCCCTGATTTTTTTATCAGGTGCCGCCACCGATACTTCCACGATAACTCCGTCATCTCCAAGCACCAGACCCCCTCCACTTGAGGGCGTAAATGTCCATGTGCCCCACTCCGGGTAGTCTCTTATCTCCCAGTCGAGGAGCGAACCATGCTTGCCAACGTTCTTAACCGTGAAATTGGCAGTGACCTCATTCCCTGCTACCACATCATCCCAATGGAGTTTTCCATCGCAGTATATGTCAGAGCCAGATCGCTCATTCATGACATCGACAATGGCACCTTCAACAACAGTCAGTCCGTATGGTACCTCATCCGGCAGCAGATACCAGCCGTTCCACAAACCGTTCCAGCCGAAATTCAGATGGTAATAATCATCAGTGTTATATCCGTCAACGACAAGGTTGTGCCCGGAGTCCCAGTTGGGAGTAACCAGTGCCAGATGAACGGGAATACCGTCCACCATATTCATCCTCATCCGCCCGTACAAACTGGAATCGTTTCCGTCCAGTAGTTCCATACCATCGATACCAAAACGGAGATACGCCCGATATGCCTGGTTCACTCCAAAAGTACCCGATATCTCCGAACTATAGACCTGTTGTGCCGCAACCCCGCAGGCAAAAACAAGGGATGCCTTATCATTGCCAGTGAGCGAGATGTTATCCCGGTAATGAGAGGAAAGAGTGACGAGATACCCGTCAAGCTCCGGGAACGAGGGAAAGTCATATGCTTCACTGTCATCATCAATCCAGTATCGGTTGCCGTCATAATTGTGATAATAATCATCACTGTCATTAAAGACAACGCCATTTATACTTCTGTGATAATCCAGAATCTGCGCCATTGCAATCGCAGGGCATCCCGCAACGCTTCTCCGCCCGTTATTTCCGTCAATAGGACAAAAATTGTTGTAAGGTGATTCCTGGTGCCAGTTGGCTTCCAGCCATCCCCCCGTTGAAGTTGCCCCCTCGGGAGGCCACTGCTGGAAGTTGCCATTCCCCAAATTTCCGGTTTTTTCATTCATCAGAACGTTCCACAAAAGGTTTCTGCTTTCAATGATGCACTCAGGCAAGTCTGGAATGCCTTCATATCGAAGCCGGATATCCGATTTGAGTATCTGGAGAAGGACATTCTGCTCCCCATTGCCCGAAAAATTGCTTGTGAAGGAATATGCAATCACCGGCGGGAGACCAAAATCTGCAGATGTAACAACATATCCTCTGGGATTCAAATCAAATACGTAGAACAATATTTCCCCGTTATCATCGGATATTTTAGTTTCACTTTCAATGGAAAAATCATCGGATTTTCCAAGCTGGACAAGTTTTGCATTTACAACTCTGGCAGCAGTTTCAATCCCTATCGGATGATAGAGCTGGACATCGGAACCCCCGATGCCGTCTATGAAAGTTATGGTGCCTGCCCCAAAAAATAATGCGACTGCGGCAAAAACCAGGATTTTTCTCCGTACTGTTTCTATCATTTTATCCGTTCCAGTATGGAACCAGTTGCCACATATAATATTACCTTTTTGCATATGGCGAAACGGTTCCAAGTATCCGGCAATATTTATTTATACAGATGCAAGATTGATTTGGTATGAAGCAGAGAAAATATATAGCAATAGGCATGATTTTTTTGATGGTTAGCAGCTTTTCACTCGCCGGGGGATTTCTGGAAAAGGAAAGAAAATCTGCACATGCTACACCTGACATTCTTCCAGCTCAGACCAATAATGAAATTTTTGAAAAGGCTATAACCATGCTCATGCAAATTGCCCACATGCCGGCTC
Protein-coding sequences here:
- a CDS encoding 4Fe-4S binding protein is translated as MIKVNKEKCLRCGGCVGLCPADALTLNEAGLSVSEACTECGICVRFCPVEALEG
- a CDS encoding NAD(P)/FAD-dependent oxidoreductase translates to MEVECLIVGAGPAGSMAAREMAARGIDTLVLEKRQEIGVPKRCAEGVSCHGLEKLGIKINDLGMSRTIKGAVLYSPSGKSVAMEGNDMEGYVLERKVFEKYLASEAIKEGARYMIKAQAMKMEREGGLWKVHVRSLDGDDEIKAKLVIGADGVESKVGRWAGLKTLNRLTDYHSGIQFEMAGVNANEEYIHLFFGNNIAPLGYAWIFPKAFSANVGLGILEKGAKMRAYDYLKKFIDEHDEIFRNASPIEVNSGGVPVDHFTGMVSEGVMLVGDAAQLVNPIHGGGIVRAMHSSLMAAEVADKAFKEKNLSKGRLMEYENRWNEEYEEKTNKLLKLRSFLEKLEDKDFELLADILEGEDIFKLTQAKLSFFVKKLIKRPSLFGLARKYLKE
- a CDS encoding HpcH/HpaI aldolase/citrate lyase family protein encodes the protein MGFDGKGIIHPNQMEIIHECFMPTGEETEEARKIIEAVEEARARGLGTASLNGRMIDLPVEKKARRILERAGLDA
- a CDS encoding C10 family peptidase produces the protein MIETVRRKILVFAAVALFFGAGTITFIDGIGGSDVQLYHPIGIETAARVVNAKLVQLGKSDDFSIESETKISDDNGEILFYVFDLNPRGYVVTSADFGLPPVIAYSFTSNFSGNGEQNVLLQILKSDIRLRYEGIPDLPECIIESRNLLWNVLMNEKTGNLGNGNFQQWPPEGATSTGGWLEANWHQESPYNNFCPIDGNNGRRSVAGCPAIAMAQILDYHRSINGVVFNDSDDYYHNYDGNRYWIDDDSEAYDFPSFPELDGYLVTLSSHYRDNISLTGNDKASLVFACGVAAQQVYSSEISGTFGVNQAYRAYLRFGIDGMELLDGNDSSLYGRMRMNMVDGIPVHLALVTPNWDSGHNLVVDGYNTDDYYHLNFGWNGLWNGWYLLPDEVPYGLTVVEGAIVDVMNERSGSDIYCDGKLHWDDVVAGNEVTANFTVKNVGKHGSLLDWEIRDYPEWGTWTFTPSSGGGLVLGDDGVIVEVSVAAPDKKIRDFSGYVKIINKNNDGDFFILPVSLATPRTYIPTIIPPVMQEILRHFPLLWKIMQSVI